Part of the Quercus robur chromosome 5, dhQueRobu3.1, whole genome shotgun sequence genome, ATAAAAGTTCAAAATGAGCATTGCTTCAAATGCTTTGTAAGAATTGAGAgaccaaagaaaataataatttgcaAGACTAGACAACATTATATAAACTTACCACATCAGAACATCATAAATATCAACTTAGTGATGAATTCCATAGTGAACGACTCAGTACAAGGAGTATTACATAGCATAGGAATAAAAATATCGCAATAAACTATTTAAACATCAGGATTCCCCATCCCAATAACTTTAGGTAAAGGAAAAGTTTGTGTCTCTTTTgccacattttctcagcaatTACACAGACCATAAACTCCATCAGTAATAAAAGACAATATAAAGACAAAACCAAtccaaaaactgaaaaaacacATACCTGTGAATTGTTTGTGGTTAATCATATTTGACCATTTGCCATTGCGGTTTCCAAGGACAATTCTTCAGCAGATGTGGTGCTCCCTAAAGCTGTTTTCCACCACGTATCAATTGGAGAAGCGTCTCCCGAAGAAGCATTACAGGTATATTCATCAAAACAATAGTTACAATCACCAGTAGCAGCATCTGCGCTATCTTGTAGCTCCAGTGCATGTTCAAGGCGTACCTGCACTTCACCCATGGTGGGTCGACGTTCGGCTTGATTTCGCACGCAAGAAGTGGCAATGTCAACGTATACCATAAAACACTCTGGAGCTATCTTCCCCATCAGATACGGATCAATTATCTCATTGATGGTCCCTTCTTGTTTACATTTTCGAGCCCAACTAACCAGATTCATCTGTTCTACCAGTTCAGATGGTTTCCTTCCACTGAGTAGTTGCAGCAGTACCACACCAAAAGAGTAGACGTCGGATTTATCAGTCAGCACCCCATTCATGGCATACTCAGGAGCCATGTAACCGTAAGTACCCACAATTCTATTAGTTTCGATCCTAATTAAAGCCTTTGACAAACTCGGGGGACCCATCTTGGACAACCCGAAATCTGACAACTTGGCCTCCCATTTCTCGTTCAACAGAATATTGGTCGGCTTCACATCACGGTGGATGATAGAATGCTTCAGCCCAGTTTGAAGGCAGTGCAGCCCAAGTGCCACATCAACGCAAATCTGTAGTCTTCGTTTCCACGGGACCGGATCGTGATCGAGGTTAGTGGCATAGAGGTGTCTCGCGAGGTTTCCATTGACCATGAACTCGTAGACAAGGAACCCCTCTTGTTCATCTTCGAAACAATATCCGATGAGACGGACAAGGTTAGGGTGGCGTAGCTGGCAAAGCACCAGCACCTCGGTCCTTAACTCGTGAAATCTCCGCCATGAATTGATGATATTCACACCCTTTATTGCAACGCTTATGGAACGGTCGTCAATAAACCCCTGGTAAACTTTCCCATAACGACCCTCACCAATTACTAAATTATCATCGAAGTTATTGGTAGCTGTCTTGATCTCAGCCAGTGAAAATCGACGGCAGGGAAGAACTGAATAAGATTGGTTAACATTTTCGAGCAGATCGGGGTAGCTGTATAAACACCTAAGTATGGTGAGTCTCTTTTTTGTCTCAATGAGCTGAATAATTgatatatttcaatatttttttcagATTATTTATACTATATTGTTTTAGAGGCCTAAGATAATGTTAAAGCATTCTCCCtagcattttttaatatttttataaggtAGAGTAAATagttttcttcatcttcttcttcttcttcttttttttcttttttttttttttttttttttttttttgagaaaccagacctCAAGTCTGGGACTTTATTGAACtgaaaataaaactaatgaACATCAAAGTCTACCAAAACGGCAATGTCTGAAGGTAAAGCATTCATCCAAACTTGGCTTGGAAGAAGCCTTTTTTGCGAGAGCATCCGCAACTAAATTACCAGTGCGGTTGACATGACTAAAAGTAGCTGAAGAAAAACTAGGAAGTAAATACCGAATATCGTCAACAATATTTCCAAAGGAAGATAGTAGTGAAGACCCCTGGTTTACTGCAGAAATGACTGTGGCCGAGTCACCTTCAAAGATTACGCATTGAAACTCCAACTCTGCTGCTAATTGGACCGCTCTGAGACAGGCCAGTGCTTCCATATCAGCAACTGATGAAGATAGCGGAATAGGCATGGACAAGGCAGCAAGGGAACCTCCTCTCCAATCACGTGCGATGATGCCAATACCAGCTGAGTTCGTCCGCTTGAAGAGAGCCGCATCGAAGTTCACTTTGACTGCATCTGGTTTTGGAGGGCGCCATTGATGCTGAGCAGAAGGTTGATGGATAGGGATTTCTGGAATCTGGCTAGCAATGAATTCCTGTACCAGTGCGCTAGCAACGGAACTGATATTCGCCATGGGATTAGCTGGGCGACCAAAATGAAGAGCATTTCGTCTGTTCCACAAGCACCAAGCAATTGTTGCGAAC contains:
- the LOC126726660 gene encoding receptor-like protein kinase FERONIA → MVNGNLARHLYATNLDHDPVPWKRRLQICVDVALGLHCLQTGLKHSIIHRDVKPTNILLNEKWEAKLSDFGLSKMGPPSLSKALIRIETNRIVGTYGYMAPEYAMNGVLTDKSDVYSFGVVLLQLLSGRKPSELVEQMNLVSWARKCKQEGTINEIIDPYLMGKIAPECFMVYVDIATSCVRNQAERRPTMGEVQVRLEHALELQDSADAATGDCNYCFDEYTCNASSGDASPIDTWWKTALGSTTSAEELSLETAMANGQI
- the LOC126728542 gene encoding uncharacterized protein LOC126728542, with protein sequence MVETKVSSLINPELGVWKSEEVNRVFLPHEASLVRDDLRTELFATIAWCLWNRRNALHFGRPANPMANISSVASALVQEFIASQIPEIPIHQPSAQHQWRPPKPDAVKVNFDAALFKRTNSAGIGIIARDWRGGSLAALSMPIPLSSSVADMEALACLRAVQLAAELEFQCVIFEGDSATVISAVNQGSSLLSSFGNIVDDIRYLLPSFSSATFSHVNRTGNLVADALAKKASSKPSLDECFTFRHCRFGRL